AAACAGACAAAAACCACCGACAGTAGTTTGTTGTTAGATAGATTGGTTGTAGTGAACTCTTTAATCAATAAAGATTTAACGTTTACTCAGTTGATAGTGGAAAGAAGAGTTGTCAGCCAGAGCCATATGTTTCTTCCTGGATTGCTGTTACCTACAAACGTCTCATGCTTCAGCATTTTTTTCATTCTAAGCATTTACTGTTTTGGTTTAATGTTTGGTTGAATGTCCATGAGTAACAAAATATGCCTGGAAATAAGAGGTTTGGAAATAATATTACTAAGAATAAGAGACTATTGTGTATGGTTGGTTTGCATGAACATCCCGTCAAATCTTCATGAAAATGAGttatatatgtttttattttgtgtGATTACTTCAAGAAGAATTTTATGGTTTTGTAAACCTAGACTGAAAAAACtttatttggtaactatttaggTTTTGTTGATGAAAATTTAGCTTGTAAACATTCCTTCACCTATGAGTTTGtcccttttttttcccttctaaagacgttttaaaagttttaagcaaaaaattgaaaagtaaggtcacgtttgataaccattaggttttttaaaattaaacttataaattccTCTTACAccctaaatttctttctttgttatctacttcttaccaatgatttaaaagttcatgacaagttttgaaaactagaaagaataaaattgttttaaaaacttatttatctAAGAGTTCAAATATATCTttaagaaatgagaaaattatTGTAAAGAAACGATGAGAAAACAAGCacaattctaaaaacaaaaaatcaaatagttctttggtaattttaaaaaatttgtttttgcttttattttttaaatttggatagaaattcaattatagtaaagaaattgtgagaaaaaaaatatttttttaaaataaaattgttatcaaatacAACCTAAATAGTatttagataaaatctaatatATACCTATTACTTTTATATAATTagtaaaaagatttttttttaaaaaaaaaaaaccatggaaacttaaaaagatatatatttgagataaaaaaatatatatattgaaagagCTGTGATTTCCAACTGTATTAAACTAGtaggagaaaaaaatatatagagaatAAGTTAGATCACTCTGTATGTTGtttaaaagatgaaaatttaggaataaTTTCCAATTTAAGcgcgtgtatatatatatatataatattcaatattcagtaataaaaaaaaaagtttgtatattttaccatttttaaagaagaactatttttcaaatataagaaaataaatcaaaatattaataaatataacaaaattttactaatagacagtgatagatacAAGTAATAGCTTATTACGGTTTATCGTAGATAGACGGTGATATTTTAGtattatttctaaatattttctaccattttattatttaaaataatttctcttttcaaaaatgccttttatttgataatttttttaaaacaaaatattttttatcttCTAAAATCATTTAAGGTATACTAAACGCactttgaataattaatttctaCAAATGAACTGTATAGTTTGAGAAAAGtggattttgtttaaaaatcatttttttttttttctaattcatGGATGAACATTTGAATTTGATAAGTCCAATAAAATAGAAGGTAAAAGAAAACACTAGTAAAGAGTAATACATGGGTTATACCTTAGTCCCAAAGTtataaaatgttcaaaattatgtACCGATACCGAACATGGGTTTAGCTTACCCAATCAAATGGCTTCTCAGAGTTTTCTATAATTTCTTAGCTTTGAGCCTTCGAAGCCAATATATATGTGAACTTTTGTTCAAGTAGGTGAGCATTGAGCAACAGAATATGAAAGAGAAGATACCTGGAAGCCAAAGGAAAATAAGTAACGAAAATTTAATGTTGTCTCGACGTCTCCCCTGATTGTTATCCAGAATAGCAAAAGAGGCCCACATATTACCCCTATGAATATAAGAGAAACATTTTAAAGATGAATCCAAAACTAAAGCTTGTCacaacaatgaaaaaaattattcaaaaaataaataaatagagaaaTCCTCTTACCATTGCACCACATGAGACCAAAGGTATTCAAACCACTGGATTTCCCTGGAAGTACTTACAAGTGTCATAACTTCAATAttaaagagaagagaaaaagaagttaaTAATCATTAGATTACCTATACGAGCAATAGAGGCAAGATATATAGCGGTACATATATTTGCAATGAACACCACAACATAGGAGTAGGTATCAAATGACAAATCCCTGGATCCAGCCACCACTGCGCCAAGTATAATCATCCCCACACTGATGAATCCTTAGATTTTTCAGGTAGGAAATGAATTAGCATTGCCAAAAATTTATGAATGTGAAACCTTCAGCCCATTGCCATGCTACTTTcttattccttttcttttcttttttataatattttttactgAGACCTCTCCTCGGACGAGTGGAGTAATGCTACTTTCTTATTCATTTTTTCTGTTACTTTTCTTAGCTAGGGGAAGAGATTCAGATATTCAGAAGTTCACAGGAAAACGAGAAGGAGAAATGGGGATATTGTCAAAGGGCTCACTAGTGCATCTCGATCAAGATCGAtatcaaaaccaaaacaaaattttagcTTCTTTCAATGAAGCATTCAAACAATCGTTTTATTTTGTATGTATTCCCAAATAATCTATTTGTATGTAATCTTTTTCAAATTCTCTATTCCTAATCCAAATTCCTAATTTATTTCCTCTTTGTCATGGACTCTTTCCAATTTCACTATTTCATCGTTCAAATCTAAGTAAtcagataaaaaaataaaaaacaaagttaaatgCATGTTGAAATAGGATTTCGGGAAAGATTAGGGGGAAGATTATAGTCGGTCCTAATCTTCATCCTGATTAGGATTCTACCGAGAAACCCAAAAAACGTTGGTTTTGATGCTTCATTAAAAGAagttaaatttttgttttagtttcgGTATCGATCATGGACAAGATGCACTTGGATGAACCATTAAACCAACTGGCcaaaaattttgctatttgtaAAAGGTGAAAACTTTTTTATTCTATTTCTGAAAATTTCCCAGAGAAATGTATACACCATCCTTGCCTACCTGGCAACAACAAAAGGTGAATGAGTCTGGCCTGTCAACAAGTACTCAGCAACCATTGTAAATGCTACAGTAGTTCTCCTCAATGTTGTATACATTGGAACATTGATCCCGCGAACAGATTCCATAGTCACAACCTTTAACAGGGAAAACTTAGTTAGCAGATTTTACACGATATCACTATATTGCttgagataaataaaataccatAAGATACGTACCATGTAAAGCAAATATGATATGGCGAGGGGAAGTGTTTTAACCAAAGTCTTATAAGGTACAAGGATTAT
This DNA window, taken from Benincasa hispida cultivar B227 chromosome 6, ASM972705v1, whole genome shotgun sequence, encodes the following:
- the LOC120079423 gene encoding UDP-N-acetylglucosamine transporter UGNT1-like isoform X3, producing the protein MCQCYNSFPVYILQIMCSCTLLYALHRWKMISFIVGGESQSIGAGRSIILVPYKTLVKTLPLAISYLLYMVVTMESVRGINVPMYTTLRRTTVAFTMVAEYLLTGQTHSPFVVASVGMIILGAVVAGSRDLSFDTYSYVVVFIANICTAIYLASIARIGKSSGLNTFGLMWCNGVICGPLLLFWITIRGDVETTLNFRYLFSFGFQCVMLLSCIMAFLINYFVFLNTTLNSALTQTVCGNLKDVFSIGIGWFLFGGLPYDFLNVVGQSLGFMGSCLYAYCKLQGK
- the LOC120079423 gene encoding UDP-N-acetylglucosamine transporter UGNT1-like isoform X2, translated to MFNKAALSSYNFPCANVITLFQIMCSCTLLYALHRWKMISFIVGGESQSIGAGRSIILVPYKTLVKTLPLAISYLLYMVVTMESVRGINVPMYTTLRRTTVAFTMVAEYLLTGQTHSPFVVASVGMIILGAVVAGSRDLSFDTYSYVVVFIANICTAIYLASIARIGKSSGLNTFGLMWCNGVICGPLLLFWITIRGDVETTLNFRYLFSFGFQCVMLLSCIMAFLINYFVFLNTTLNSALTQTVCGNLKDVFSIGIGWFLFGGLPYDFLNVVGQSLGFMGSCLYAYCKLQGK